A single genomic interval of Corylus avellana chromosome ca10, CavTom2PMs-1.0 harbors:
- the LOC132164739 gene encoding pentatricopeptide repeat-containing protein At4g28010-like has translation MNTKTLLNSHPKSYASSNIYALNAYFKLFSSMPAPTSHTDIDTKIRSLCEKPNSQFSEAVSLFQCAVGSCLLPSWSTCNFLVDVLARSKNHDLALSVYKQMTHVGVSPSFLSLSGLTDCFVSARKPELALGVMGLMVKWGFRFHVFGMNRILKGLCQNGEVGNAMGLFREMQRNCVSPDIISYNILINGLCKAKKLREAVCLFVDMEAADCHPNLVTYTTLVDGLCKDGRVDEAMDVWEEMKKKGLDADVIVYSALINGLSFKGNVDRAKDVFDEMLGKGILPNVVTYNPLMHNLCRMGHWKEATVMLNDMEERGIRLDVVTYTVLIEGLCKDGRARNAMDILDLMLEKGVEPSTQTYNVIINGLCKGGMVSEAFKILEMMTKKGIEPDVVTYNTLLMGLCGDGKVDEAMKLLKFILNGESFVEPNVMTFNLLIQGFCKEGCLDEAVEIYHMMVEKGISGSIVTYNFLIGGYLKAGMVGKAMELWKHALDLGLSPNSTTYSIIIDGFCKMPILSVAKGIFSKMKTCGLSPTVFDYNTLMASLCKEGSLEQARRLFQEMRNSTHAPDVASFTIIINATFKAGDFQCAKELLMDMLELGLMPDHLTFSVLINRLSKLGLLEDAKSVFERMIDSGFTPDTFVYDSLLKGFASKGETKAIIDLLHQMADKGLVLDSEIISTILTCLCDMSKDVDVMEILPNFSKEASKGASISCDELLSKLNKSHPELKFCVA, from the coding sequence atgaatacaaaaaCACTGTTAAATTCTCACCCCAAGTCTTATGCTTCCTCTAATATTTATGCTCTTAATGCCTACTTCAAGCTCTTCTCATCAATGCCAGCTCCCACTTCACACACTGACATAGACACCAAAATAAGGTCCCTTTGTGAGAAACCCAATTCTCAATTCTCCGAGGCCGTTTCATTGTTTCAATGTGCCGTCGGTTCTTGCCTCTTGCCTTCTTGGTCAACCTGCAATTTCCTTGTTGATGTGCTTGCAAGGTCGAAAAATCATGACTTGGCTCTTTCGGTTTATAAGCAGATGACCCATGTTGGTGTTTCACCGAGTTTTCTCTCATTGAGTGGTTTGACTGATTGTTTTGTGAGCGCCCGGAAGCCCGAATTGGCGCTTGGGGTCATGGGGTTAATGGTGAAGTGGGGTTTTAGGTTTCATGTATTTGGTATGAATCGTATATTAAAGGGTTTGTGCCAAAATGGTGAGGTTGGGAATGCAATGGGTTTGTTCCGAGAAATGCAAAGGAATTGTGTATCACCAGATATTATTAGTTACAACATTCTTATAAATGGACTTTGCAAGGCGAAGAAATTGAGAGAAGCGGTATGTTTGTTTGTTGACATGGAGGCGGCTGATTGTCACCCGAATTTGGTAACATACACGACTTTGGTAGATGGTCTTTGTAAGGATGGTAGAGTTGATGAGGCAATGGATGTGTGggaggagatgaagaagaaaggtCTGGATGCGGATGTTATTGTGTACAGTGCCCTTATAAATGGCCTTTCTTTTAAAGGAAATGTTGATAGAGCGAAAGATGTTTTTGATGAGATGCTGGGAAAGGGAATTCTCCCCAATGTAGTTACTTATAATCCTTTGATGCATAATCTTTGTAGGATGGGGCATTGGAAAGAGGCCACTGTGATGTTGAATGATATGGAAGAACGTGGAATTCGCCTTGATGTTGTTACTTATACGGTGTTAATTGAAGGGCTTTGCAAAGATGGGAGGGCTAGAAATGCCATGGACATATTGGACTTGATGCTTGAGAAGGGAGTAGAGCCTAGCACTCAAACATATAATGTTATAATTAATGGACTATGCAAGGGGGGCATGGTCAGTGAAGCTTTTAAAATATTGGAAATGATGACTAAGAAGGGGATAGAGCCTGATGTGGTTACTTACAATACATTGTTGATGGGACTTTGTGGTGACGGGAAGGTTGATGAGGCGATGaaactcttaaaatttattttgaatgggGAGAGCTTTGTTGAACCGAATGTCATGACATTTAACTTGTTAATTCAGGGATTCTGCAAGGAAGGCTGTCTTGATGAGGCTGTAGAGATATATCATATGATGGTTGAAAAGGGGATCTCAGGTAGCATTGTAACTTACAATTTTTTGATTGGGGGGTATCTGAAGGCAGGAATGGTTGGCAAAGCCATGGAACTATGGAAACATGCACTGGACTTGGGACTTTCTCCAAACTCAACCACATATAGTATTATAATTGATGGTTTTTGCAAAATGCCTATACTTAGTGTTGCTAAGGGCATTTTTAGTAAAATGAAGACTTGTGGGCTTAGTCCGACGGTGTTTGATTACAATACATTGATGGCATCCTTGTGCAAGGAGGGTAGCTTGGAGCAAGCTAGGAGGCTGTTTCAAGAAATGAGAAATTCAACTCATGCACCAGATGTTGCATCATTTACTATAATAATCAATGCAACTTTCAAAGCAGGAGATTTTCAATGTGCCAAGGAATTGCTAATGGACATGCTTGAATTAGGTTTAATGCCTGATCATTTGACCTTTTCCGTATTAATAAATAGATTGTCAAAACTTGGTCTATTGGAAGATGCTAAAAGTGTTTTTGAGAGAATGATAGATAGTGGTTTTACACCAGACACCTTCGTATATGATTCTTTACTTAAGGGCTTTGCTTCAAAGGGAGAAACCAAAGCAATCATTGACCTGCTTCATCAAATGGCAGATAAGGGTCTTGTTCTTGACTCAGAAATAATTTCTACCATCTTGACATGCCTTTGTGATATGTCAAAAGACGTTGATGTTATGGAGATTCTGCCCAATTTTTCCAAAGAGGCATCAAAAGGAGCAAGCATTTCATGCGACGAGCTTTTATCAAAACTGAACAAGTCTCACCCAGAACTTAAATTTTGTGTTGCGTGA
- the LOC132163874 gene encoding pentatricopeptide repeat-containing protein At4g28010-like, with amino-acid sequence MVDKAMELWKHALDLGLSPNSTTYSIIIDGFCKMPILSVAKGIFSKMKTCGLSPTVFDYNTLMASLCKEGSLEQARRLFQEMRNSTHAPDVASFTIIINATFKAGDFQCAKELLMDMLELGLMPDHLTFSVLINRLSKLGLLEDAKSVFERMIDSGFTPDTFVYDSLLKGFASKGETKAIIDLLHQMADKGLVLDSEIISTILTCLCDMSKDVDVMEILPNFSKEASKGASISCDELLSKLNKSHPELKFCVA; translated from the coding sequence ATGGTTGACAAAGCCATGGAACTATGGAAACATGCACTGGACTTGGGACTTTCTCCAAACTCAACCACATATAGTATTATAATTGATGGTTTTTGCAAAATGCCTATACTTAGTGTTGCTAAGGGCATTTTTAGTAAAATGAAGACTTGTGGGCTTAGTCCGACGGTGTTTGATTACAATACATTGATGGCATCCTTGTGCAAGGAGGGTAGCTTGGAGCAAGCTAGGAGGCTGTTTCAAGAAATGAGAAATTCAACTCATGCACCAGATGTTGCATCATTTACTATAATAATCAATGCAACTTTCAAAGCAGGAGATTTTCAATGTGCCAAGGAATTGCTAATGGACATGCTTGAATTAGGTTTAATGCCTGATCATTTGACCTTTTCCGTATTAATAAATAGATTGTCAAAACTTGGTCTATTGGAAGATGCTAAAAGTGTTTTTGAGAGAATGATAGATAGTGGTTTTACACCAGACACCTTTGTATATGATTCTTTACTTAAGGGCTTTGCTTCAAAGGGAGAAACCAAAGCAATCATTGACCTGCTTCATCAAATGGCAGATAAGGGTCTTGTTCTTGACTCAGAAATAATTTCTACCATCTTGACATGCCTTTGTGATATGTCAAAAGACGTTGATGTTATGGAGATTCTGCCCAATTTTTCCAAAGAGGCATCAAAAGGAGCAAGCATTTCATGCGACGAGCTTTTATCAAAACTGAACAAGTCTCACCCAGAACTTAAATTTTGTGTTGCGTGA